The window AGAGGACCCCAATCCTCTCACCTAGGCTCGAAGGCGCCGCACCGTCGGGTCGTTGGGCGCTCACCCGAGAGCAAGAGCAGGTGCCGGTCGGAACCCAGAGCAGGCATATCACACCGTCCTCACCACGTCGAAGGCACACCACTAGCTGCACTGGCACCTGCCCGGGGTCACCGAGAGCAGAAGGAAAACCACTGGGAGGATTGGCGAAGAAACAGGCTGCAAGGACCCAAGGTCGAAGCTTGGGAAGCCTCTACTTGGACTCGCAGCCGACGAGCACTCTCCTGTCTCGGCACCACTCACCCGTAGAACCAGACAAACCCAAGGCGGCGCCTCCAAGGAGGGAACGACGTGCAGGACGCCGCCACCGCCCAACCCGAGACGAGTTTTGGGCTTTCACCCGGGATCTGGGACGGGGATGGATACGGGAGACCTCCGCGGTGCCTCGAAGGAAGAAAGGCGATGCGCGCACGCACCCTCACCGCCGTGGTCGGAGAACCgaccaagggtttcccccggactCGAGATATGCCACCGGCACCCCGCCAGCACCGGAACTGACAGCAAAAGCTGCAGATCGGACACAGCCGGAGGGGAGGAgtgagcagaggaggaggaggagctcgaccTTCAGATCTGGAGCGGAGGGACCGCGCCATGACCACCACCCGCCGGATCCGCGCCGCCCGAGCAGCCGACGACTCCGGCCGTCACATCCCGCgcacgccgcctcgccgtccggggccgccgccccggtgTCCATGGTCCTTCGCGCGGGAACGAAGCGACGAGAGGCCTCGCCGCCACCTTCATCGGCAGCCGCCGGGGCTTGCCAGGCGTCCCTCAGGTGGCGGCGAGGGGAGGGGATGTtggggggtggcggcggcggggggaaaccctagtcgCCCCTGGGTTGCCCGCTGGGGACGACACGggagccggggggggggggggggggggattctgAGAACATGACCACATCTTCCTGGGCTGCTCAGAACAAGGGATCTGCTCCGGTCGAATTACAGAGGTTGACGTGCGTTCTTGAGGGACTGTGGAAGAGCCTAGAATGCAAGGCCCCAACAGATGACCTGAGAAGGATATTTTGAGACTTGTCGACCAAGAAATTCTCCCATTGGCATAGCAGCTTAAGGATGCATGCACGAAGTCAGCAAAAAGCACGGATCCTTTTAACCAGAAGGGCCCCGCCTTGGAGAAGCATCTCTCACAGATGGACAACCTTCAAAAGGACCAAGAGCAAGAGGTGGAGAAGCTCAAAGCGCTAGTTGCAGAGGCACGTAAGAAGGCGGAAGAGACTCGCGTCGGAGCCGGTGCTGATCGCGTCCGATCTTGAAGACGCGGCGATGTGCACCATGTACGTGGTCATTCCATGCCACGTCCAAGCTATCGTTGTCCAAGCCATGGAACGGCCATATGCATGTAAAGTAGGGTCTAGTATATTGTCCTTATACACGTATTTGTATACGTATGTAATTGTAATTATGATCATCTATATATTGAGACGTGAGGCTGGATGTCAACCACCCACGCAAATCTAAACCCTATGTTTCAACCTGGTATCAGCCAGgtcgggccgccgccgccgccagtacctcgcgccgccgcccgaacCACTCTCCGCGCAGCCACTGCTTCCGATTGCAAGCTAGCCATCCATCAGCGCCGCGTAGCTAGCTATCCATCGGCATCCATCCGCCCGCTGCTGTTGCCGCGCGAGACGTCTAACCGCGCCGCCGCTTCCGATCGCAGCTGCCGCGTGAGCCATCTTCCGCGACTTGCTCCGCTGCCGCCGCGCGTTGTCCCTTCCGCGCCGccgctgttggaaatatgccctagaggcaataataaaatggttattattatatttccttgttcatgataattgtctattgttcatgctataattgtgttatccggaaatcgtaatacatgtgtgaatacatagaccacaacatgtccctagtgagcctctagttgactagctcgttgatcaacagatagtcatggtttcctgactatggacattggttgtcattgataacgggaccacatcattaggagaatgatgtgacggacaagacccaatcctaagcatagcacaagatcgtgtagttcgtttgctagagcttttccaaatgtcaaggatcattttcttagaccatgagattgtgcaactcccggataccataggagtgctttgggtgtgccaaacgtcacaacgtaactgggtggctataaaggtgcactacgggtatctccgaaagtgtctgttgggttggcacgaatcgagactgggatttgtcacttcgtatgacggagaggtatatctgggcccactcggtaatgcatcatcataatgagctcaatgtgaccaagtgtttggtcacgggatcatgcattacggtacgagtaaagtgacttgccggtaacgagattgaacaaggtattgggataccgacgatcgaatctcgggcaagtaacgtaccgattgacaaagggaattgtatacggggttgattgaatcctcgacatcgtggttcatccgatgagatcatcgtggaacatgtgggagccaacatgggtatccagatcccgctgttggttattgaccggagagtcgtctcggtcatgtctgcatgtctcccgaacccgtagggtctacacacttaaggttcggtgacgctagagttgtagagatattagtatgcggttaaccgaaagttgttcggagtcccgaatgagatcccgaacgtcacgaggagttccggaatggtccggaggtaaagatttatatatgggaagtcctattttggccaccggaaaatgttcgggattttttggtattataccgggaaggttctagaaggttccgaagtggggcccacctgcatggggggacccacatgaacgtgggtagtgggggcaaggccccacacccctggtcaaggcgcaccaagatcccaccttagaaggaataagatcatatcccgaagggataagatcaagatccctaaaaaagggggataacaatcggtggggaagggaaatgatgggatttctttcccccacctttgccaacgccccaatggacttggagggcaagaaaccagccccctccacccctatatatagtggggaggcgcatgggagcagcaccccaagccctggcgcctccctccctcccgtgacacctcttcctccccacttgcgcttggcgaagccctgttggaatcccgctacttccaccaccacgccgtcgtgctgctagatctccatcaacctctccttcccccttgctggatcaagaaggaggagacgtcgctgctccgtacgtgtgttgaacgcggagctgccgtccgttcggcgctaggatcatcggtgatttcgatcacgagtacgactccatcaaccccgttctcttgaacgcttccgctcgcgatctacaagggtatgtagatgcactcatctctctcgttgctagatgactccatagattgatcttggtgatgtgtagaaaattttaatttctgctacgatccccaacagccgCTGCGATGTCGTCCGCCGCTATGTCCGTCGCCCAAACTAGCGGCGCCATCATCTCTTCTCCCGTTGCCTCGATCCACACCACGCTCGCCGTCCCGACAATCTTCGTCCGCCTCGGTCGCCACAACTTCATGCTCTGGGGGGGCATCACCAACACGGTTCTTGCCGGTGCCAACCTCCACGGACACCTCGATGGCACCAAGGCGGCACCGGCCAAAACACTCGTTGTCGGCACCGGCGACGCTGCTACCACCGTCGCCAACCCGAAGTACCACCAATGGTGGGTTCAAGATCAGCGCGTCAAGGGGCTTCTTCTCACCTCCATGGATGAGGATATTGCATGCCAACTTATTGGCTGCGAGTCGGCCCATGCGGTCTGGACAGTCGTCGTCGCCATGTTCGGCGCCCAGAGCCGCGCCAATGTCCGCCACATCCGGCGGCAACTTCAGTCGCTGAGGAAGGACGATCTGTCTTCCGCGGAATACATGCACAAGATGAAGGCCCTGGCCGACACTATGGCCGCCACCGGCTCTCCGATCCGTGATGATGAGCTTATCGATCACATCCTCACCGGCCTCGGCTCCGCCTACAACTCCATCGCCGCCTCCTTGGGCGTGAGTAACGCACCCATGCCCTACTCCAGTTTTTACTCATTGGTTCTGTCCTTCGAGGCGCCGCAGGCACAACAGAGTGCGGTGGAGGGGTGGTCTCCCTCCACGAACGCCGTGGCCTGTTCGGGTTCGTACGGCGCGGGCGGACGCGCGCCCTACTCCGATCCCTATCCCTCCcacgggaggggggggggggacgccCGGCTGATGGACATGGCCAGCCCGGGCAGAGCTGCCAGGGCGGTAATGGCGGCAACACCGGCGGCCGTGACCGCAACGCTGGTTATGCCGGCAACGGCCGGCAAGGTGGAGGGGGCAACGCCGGCAACAACGGCGGAGGCGGTGGGCGTTGCAACCGCTGGCGTCCCCGGTGCCAAATTTGCAAGAACTGGGGCCATGAAGCCGACGACTGTCGCAAGCGCTATGATCAGGATCACAACTCCCGCTCCGCCAACTCGGCCTCCACCAACACCGTCGACTTTCCTTGGGTGTTGGATACCGGGGCTACGGATCACTTGACTAATGATCTTGAGCGCCTCCAGGTTCATGAGCGCTATGACAGCAAGGATCAGGTTCAGGTGGCCAATGGTGCAGGTTTGTCTATTTCACACATTGGTCATTCGCGTTTACCCGGTTCATCTCTTAAACTGCGTAACATCCTTCATGTTCCACACATCTGCCAGCATCTTCTCTCTGTTTATCGTCTTCTTTGTGATAATGACGTGTTTGttgaatttcaccgtcgtttTTTCCTTGTTAAGGACAAAGCAACCAGGCGCGTCATCCTTCACGGTAGAAgttacggggggggggggggggggggtctatcCGGTCCCCTTCGCTCGTGTGTCATCTTCATCGTCTCACCGTGCCTCCTCCGGTGTTCGAGTTTCGTCGTCGCAATGGCATCAACGTCTTGGTCATCCTACAAATAATGTGGTCACTTCCATTGTTCGGAGTCATGAACTTCCGTGTTCTAGTTCAAATAATTCATCGTTAGTTTGTGATGCCTGTCAGCGTGCTAAGAGTCATCAACTACCTTATTCTACTTCGTTTCACATCACTACCGTACCTCTTGAATTAATACATTCAGATGTTTGGGGTCCCGCTCTTGCTTCATCGGGAGGGTACAAATATTATGTTAGTTTTATTGATGACTACACGTGCTTCACCTGGATTTATTTGCTTAAACACAAGTCTGATGTTGAGCAAGTTTTCTACAACTTTCAGGCTCATGTAGAACGCCTTCTCGATTATAAAATCAAAGCCGTTCAGTCCAACTAGGGTGGTGAATACCACAAACTCCATCGCTACTTTCAACGCACGGGCATCTCTCACCGAGTGTCATGTCCGCATACCTCTCAGCAGAACGGTATTGCCGAGCGCAACACCGACATTTGGTCGAGACCGGTCTTGCCTTGCTTGCGCACTCCTCTCTTCCACTTCGGTTTTGGGATGAGGCTTTTCTTACGGCATGTTACCTCATCAACCGTATGCCCACTCCGGTTCTCAACAAGGACACACCTTTGTTCCGTCTGTTTCATGTTCAGCCCAACTACTCCTCCCTTCGGATTTTTGGGTGTGCTTGCTGGCCTAGTCTCCGCAAGTACAATGCTCACAAGCTTGAGTTTCGGTCCAAGATGTGTGTTTTCCTTGGCTATAGTCCTTTGCATAAGGGCTATAAGTGTCTTGACCGTACCTCCGGACGAATATACATCTCTCGTGATGTTGTTTTCGACGAGATTGTGTTCCCTTACTCTCAACCCGGCGTTTCGGTTGATCCTGCTTCTCTTAAACATGCACTCACTTTTCCCTCCGATGAACCGGTTCCGGATGTCCATGTGCGTAAATATGACCTGTCCTCTTTGTCATCTAACTTGTCTTTTGCAGGTGATATTGCTTTGAGTTCCCCCCAGGTACATGTTGTTGCTCCGACGCCTCCTGATGCGCCCGACGTGTATGTCCCGCCGCCCGAGGCGAGCGCGGTTGCCTCGCCTGATGGCGTGACCGCGGACGCGGCTGGGTCGCCACCCTCGCCCGGCGCGGCTGGGTTGCCACCCTCGCCCGGTCCGTTGCCCGGGCCACCGCCCTCGCCTGGTCCGGTCCAGCACACCATCGTCTCTTGGCCCGTGTCGCCTCTTGCTAAGGTCCCCTCAGCCGCGACACCCTCGGTCGAGCCCTCGTCGCCTTCGTCTTCTCTTACTAGCGATGCAGCTCCGGCGCATGCTATGGTTACACGCCATCGTGATCATACGCGCAAGGAGAAGTCTTACACTGATGGCACGGTTCGGTACGACTCTCGCTGTCGTGCCTTCTTCGCCGCGCCGGTTTCCCATCGTGATGCTCTGGGTGAACCTGCCTGGCGTGCCGCCATGTCCGAGGAGTTTGCTGCTCTCCGTCACACTAACACCTGGGTGTTGGTGCCTCGGCCACCTGGTGTTAATATTGTGAGCTGCAAGTGGATTTTCAAAACCAAGCACCGTCCGGATGGGTCTGTTGATAAGCACAAAGCTCGTCTTGTTGCTCGTGGTTTCACTCAACAGCACGGGATTGACTACGGAGATACTTTTAGCCCAGTGGTGAAGCCCGCCACGGTTCGCTTGGTTTTGTCTCTTGCTGTGTCTCGTGGCTGGAGCCTCCGACAGATTGATGTGAGCAATGCCTTTTTACATTGGTTCTTGGCCGAAGATGTGTACATGCAGTAGCCACCTGGGTTCGAGGATGCCACTTATCCCTCTCATGTCTGCAAACTTCAACGGTCTATTTATGGTCTCGAGCAGTCACCCCGTGCCTGGTATGCTCGTTTGAGTCAGCGCCTTTCGCAGCTCGGTTTTGTTGCTTCCAGATCAGATGCATCTCTGTTCATCTTCTCCCAGGGTACTATACAGATATACATGCTGGTGTACATTGATGATATTGTGATTGCTGGCTCTACCCCCGCCGTGGTGGATCGTCTTGTGCAGTCGTTGTCTGCTAGCTTTCCCATCAAAGATTTGGGTCGCCTCGAGTACTTTTATGGTTTGGAAGCGTCCTTTCATTGAGGGGGCATGACCTTGACACAGAAAAAGTATGCTTTAGATCTTCTTCATCGCGTCAACATGGAGAATTGCAAGGCCACTTCCACTCCGCTTGCTACATCCAAGAGTCTCTCACGTCATAGTGGTGCACTACTGGGTAGAGATGACTCCATTCGGTATCGCAGTGTGGTTGGGGCACTTCAGTATTTGACCCTCACTCGTCCTGATATCTCCTTCGCAGTGAACAAAGTGTGTCAGTTCCCGTCTCAGCCAACGGAGGATCATTGGGAAGCAGTCAAGCGTATTCTGAGATATGTCAAAGGTACGCTAGACAAGGGACTACGGATTCGTAAGTCCAGATTTACTAGAGTGAGTATATTCATcgatgctgactgggcaggctGTGTTGATgataggtgaaggaaatatgccctagaggaaataataaagttattatttatttccttaaatcatgataaatgtttattattcatgcaagaattgtattaaccggaaacataatacatgtgtgaatacatagacaaacagagtgtcactagtatgcctctacttgactagctcgttgatcaaagatggttatgtttcctagccattgacatgagttgtcatttgattaacgggatcacacaattaggagaatgatgtgattgacttgacccattccgttagcttagcactcgatcgtttagtatgttgctattgctttcttcatgacttatacatgttcctatgactatgagattatgcaactcccgtttaccggaggaacactttgtgtggtaccaaacgtcacaacgtaactgggtgattataaaggtgctctacaggtgtctccgaaggtacttgttgggttggcgtatttcgagattaggacttgtcactctgattgtcggagaggtatctctgggcccactcggtaatgcacatcacttaagccttgcaagcattgcaactaatgagttagttgcgggatgatgtattacggaacgagtaaagagacttgtcggtaacgagattgaactaggtattgagataccgacgagcgaatctcgggcaagtaacataccgatgacaaagggaacaacgtatgttgttatgcggtttgaccgataaagatcttcgtagaatatgtgggagccaatatgagcatccaggttccgctattggttattgaccggagacgtgtctcggtcatgtctacatagttctcgaacccgtagggtccgcacgcttaaagtttcgatgacggttatattatgagtttatgagttttgatgtacctaaggttgttcggagtcccggatgtgatcacggacatgacgaggagtctagaaatggtcgacacatgaagattgatatattggaagcctatatttggatatcggaagtgttccgggtgaaatcgggattttaccggagtacaggaggggttaccggaaccccccgggggtttaatgggccatagtgggccttagtggagaagaggaggggcggccagggcaggccgcgcgccccctccccctctagtccgaattggacaaggaggggggcggcgcccccctttccttcttctcctcttcctccttccccccttctcctaatccaacaaggaagggagggaatcctactcccgatgggagtaggactcctcctggcgcgcctcctcctgggcggccgcacctccccccttgctcatttatatacgggggcagggggcaccctagagacacaacaattgatctgttgatcttttagccgtgtgcggtgcccccctccaccatagttcacctcgataatactgtagcggtgcttaggcgaagccctgcgtcggtagaacatcatcatcatcaccacgccgtcgtgctgatgaaactctccctcaacactcggctggatcggagttcgagggacgtcatcgggctgaacgtgtgctgaactcggaggtgccgtgcattcggtacttgattggtcggatcgtgaagacgtacgactacatcaaccgcgttgtgctaacgcttccgctttcggtctacgagggtacgtggacaacactctcccctctcgttgctatgcatcaccatgatcttgcgtgtgcgtaggaatttttttgaaattactacgttccccaacagtggcatccgagcctggttttatgcggagatgtcatatgcacaagtagaacacaagtgagttgtgggcgatataagtcatactgcttaccagcatgtcatactttggttcggcggtattgttggatgaagcggcccgaaccgacattacgcatacgcttacgcgagactggttctaccgacgtgctttgcacacaggtggctggcgggtgtcagtttctccaactttagttgaaccgagtgtggctacgcccggtccatgcgaaggttaaaacatcaccaacttgacaaactatcgttgtggttttggtgcgtaggtaagaacggttcttgctcagcccgtagcagccacgtaaaacttgcaacaacaaagtagaggacgtctaacttgtttttgcagggcatgttgtgatgtgatatggtcaaggcatgatgctatattttattgtatgagatgatcatgttttgtaaccgagttatcggcaactggtaggagccatatggttgtcactttattgtatgcaatgcaatcgccctgtaattgctttactttatcactaagcagtagcgatagtcgtagaagcaatagttggcgagacgacaacgatgctacgatggagatcaaggtgtcgcgccggtgacgatggtgatcacgacggtgcttcggagatggagatcacaagcacaagatgatgatggccatatcatatcacttatattgattgcatgtgatgtttatcttttatgcatcttatcttgctttgattaacgtagcattataagatgatctctcactaaatttcaagataaaagtgttctccctgagtatgcaccgttgccaaagttcgtcgtgcctagacaccacgtgatgatcgggtgtgataagctctacgtccatctacaatgggtgcaagccagttttgcacacgcagaatactcgggttaaacttgacgagcctagcatatgcagatatggcctcggaacactgagaccgaaaggtcgagcgtgaatcatatagtagatatgatcaacatggtgatgttcaccattgaaaactactccatttcacgtgatgatcggttatggtttagttgatttggatcacgtggtcacttagatgattagagggatgtctatctaagtgggagttcttaagtaatatgattaattgaacttaaatttatcatgaacttagtcctggtagtattagcatatctatattgtagatcaatagctcgcgtttagctcccctgttttaatttttatatgttcctagagaaaactaagttgaaagatgttagtagcaatgatgcggattggatccgtgatctgaggtttatcctcattgctgcacagaagaattatgtcctgatgcaccgctaggtgacagccctattgcaggagcagatgcaaatgttatgaacgttttgacaaaagctcgatatgatgactacttgatagttaagtgcaccgtgctttacggcttagaaccaggacttcaaaaatgttttgaaatccacggagcatataagatgttccaagagttgaaattggtatttcatacccatgcccgtgtcgagaggtatgagacctctgacagtactttgcctacaagatggaggagaatagctcaaccagtgagcatgtgctcagattgtctgggtactacaattgcttgaatcaagtgggagttaatcttccagataagatagtaattgacagaattctctagtcactatcaccaagttattagaacttcgtgatgaactataatatgcaagggatgacaaaagtaattcccgagctcttcgcgatgctgaaatcgacgaaggtagaaatcaagaaagagcatcaagtgttgatggttaacaagaccactagtttcaagtaaagggacaaagggaagaaaggggaactttaagaagaacggcaagcagtTGGTGCTCAATTGAaaaagcccaagtctagacctaagcctgaaactgagtgcttctactgcaaagggactggtcactggaagcggaactgccccaagtatttggtggatcagaatgatggcaaagtgaacaaagctatattcgatatacatgttattaatgtgtactttactagtgtttatagcaacccctcggtatttgatactggttcagttgctaagagtagtaactcgaatcgggagttgcagaatgaacagagactagttaagggtgaagtgatgatgtgtattggaagtggttccaagattgatatgatcatcattgcacactccctatactttcgggattagtgttgaacctaaaataaatgttatttagtgtttgtgttgagcatgaatatgattggatcatgtttattgcaatacgattattcatgtaagattagagaataattgttgttctgtttacatgaataaaaccttctatggtcatacacccaatgaaaatggtttgttggatctcgatcatggtgatacacattttcaaaatactgaagccaaaagatgcaaagttaataatgatagtgcaacttatttgtggcactgccgtttaggtcatattggtgtaaagcgcatgaagaaactccatactgatggacttttggaatcacttgattatgaatcacttgatgcttgcgaaccatgcctcatgggcaagatgactaagactccgttctccggaacaatggagcgagcaactgacttattggaaataatacatactgatgtatgcggtccgatgagtgttaaggctcacggcaagtatcgttattttctgaccttcacaaatgatttgagcagatatgggtatatctacttgatgaaacacaagtctgaaacatttgaaaagttcaaagaatttcagagtgaagtggagaatcatcgtaacaagaaaataaaagtttctacgatatgatcgcagaggtaaaatatttgatttacgagtttggccttcagttaaaacaatgtgaaatagtttcactactcacgctacctggaacaccacagtgtaatggtgtgtccgaacatcataaccgtactttattagatatagtgcaatctatgatgtctcttaccgatctaccactatcgttttggggttatgcattagagacagctacattcacgttaaatagggcaccatcgaaatccgttgagacgacgccttatgaactatggtttggcaagaaaccaaagttgtcatttcttaaagtttggggctgcgatgcttatgtgaaaaagcttcaacctgataagctcgaacccaaatcggagaaatgtgtcttcataggatagccaaaggagactgttgggtacaccttctatcacagatccgaaggcaagacactcgttgctaagaatggatcctttctagagaaggagtttctctcgaaagaagtgagtgggaggaaagtagaacttgatgaggtaaccgtacctgctcccttattggaaagtagttcatcacagaaaccggttcctgtgacgtctataccaattagtgaggaagttaatgatgatggaacttca is drawn from Aegilops tauschii subsp. strangulata cultivar AL8/78 chromosome 1, Aet v6.0, whole genome shotgun sequence and contains these coding sequences:
- the LOC141039212 gene encoding uncharacterized protein gives rise to the protein MSSAAMSVAQTSGAIISSPVASIHTTLAVPTIFVRLGRHNFMLWGGITNTVLAGANLHGHLDGTKAAPAKTLVVGTGDAATTVANPKYHQWWVQDQRVKGLLLTSMDEDIACQLIGCESAHAVWTVVVAMFGAQSRANVRHIRRQLQSLRKDDLSSAEYMHKMKALADTMAATGSPIRDDELIDHILTGLGSAYNSIAASLGVSTTECGGGVVSLHERRGLFGFVRRGRTRALLRSLSLPREGGGGRPADGHGQPGQSCQGGNGGNTGGRDRNAGYAGNGRQGGGGNAGNNGGGGGRCNRWRPRCQICKNWGHEADDCRKRYDQDHNSRSANSASTNTVDFPWVLDTGATDHLTNDLERLQVHERYDSKDQVQVANGAGDIALSSPQVHVVAPTPPDAPDVYVPPPEASAVASPDGVTADAAGSPPSPGAAGLPPSPGPLPGPPPSPGPVQHTIVSWPVSPLAKVPSAATPSVEPSSPSSSLTSDAAPAHAMVTRHRDHTRKEKSYTDGTVRYDSRCRAFFAAPVSHRDALGEPAWRAAMSEEFAALRHTNTWVLVPRPPGVNIVSCKWIFKTKHRPDGSVDKHKARLVARGFTQQHGIDYGDTFSPVVKPATSPRAWYARLSQRLSQLGFVASRSDASLFIFSQGTIQIYMLVYIDDIVIAGSTPAVVDRLVQSLSASFPIKDLGRLEYFYGLEASFH